From Aerosticca soli, a single genomic window includes:
- a CDS encoding SDR family NAD(P)-dependent oxidoreductase, which produces MRRLENHVALVTGGGRGIGKAIAARVHQEGAKVAICGTTPDVLESAAREIGPDVLPLVCDVSQADQVEATVRRIRERFGKVDILVNNAAVMLRHVGLERAARPFTELEEEVWDQVMAVNVKGQWLCARAVFPDMQAQRWGRIINIASDTVFIGRGNGAQYITSKAAVIGLTHALACEVGRHGITVNAISPGLTQSETVREHGFEAMAKQLAEQSAIPRLEVPEDLVGTAAWLASDDAAFVTGQTVCVNGGLVLR; this is translated from the coding sequence ATGCGCAGGCTGGAAAATCACGTCGCACTCGTCACCGGCGGCGGACGCGGCATCGGCAAGGCCATCGCCGCCCGCGTCCACCAGGAAGGCGCAAAAGTGGCCATCTGCGGCACCACGCCCGACGTGCTGGAATCTGCCGCGCGCGAGATCGGCCCCGACGTACTCCCGCTCGTTTGCGACGTGTCGCAGGCCGATCAGGTCGAGGCGACGGTGCGGCGCATCCGCGAGCGCTTCGGCAAGGTCGACATCCTCGTCAACAATGCCGCCGTGATGCTGCGCCACGTCGGCCTGGAACGGGCCGCGCGCCCCTTCACCGAACTGGAAGAAGAGGTCTGGGACCAGGTGATGGCGGTCAACGTCAAAGGCCAGTGGCTGTGCGCCCGCGCCGTCTTTCCCGACATGCAGGCACAGCGCTGGGGACGTATCATCAACATCGCCTCGGACACCGTCTTCATCGGCCGCGGCAACGGTGCCCAGTACATCACGTCCAAGGCCGCCGTCATCGGACTCACGCACGCCCTTGCCTGCGAGGTCGGCCGCCACGGCATCACGGTCAACGCCATCTCGCCGGGTCTGACGCAAAGTGAAACGGTCCGCGAGCATGGTTTCGAGGCCATGGCCAAACAGCTCGCCGAACAGTCGGCCATCCCGCGGCTCGAGGTTCCCGAAGATCTGGTCGGCACCGCCGCCTGGCTCGCTTCCGACGACGCGGCCTTCGTCACCGGCCAGACGGTCTGCGTCAATGGCGGACTGGTGTTGCGTTGA
- the hemB gene encoding porphobilinogen synthase has protein sequence MSFPAIRMRRMRRDAFSRALMREHTLLPSDLVMVAFVIDGEGRREPVPSMPGVERLSIDALLGLAGECVALGIPALALFPAPGQAVKSEDACEAWNPDGLMQRATRALKARYPQLGLIGDVALDPYTTHGQDGLIDASGYVMNEPTVEALIKMALAQAEAGMDFVAPSDMMDGRIGAIRDALEAAGYIHTRILAYSAKYASSFYGPFRDAVGSAGNLGKGGKHTYQMDVANADEALREVELDIAEGADAVMVKPGLPYLDVLRRVKDAFGMPTFVYQVSGEYAMLKAAAQNGWLDEKAVVLETLTCFKRAGADAILTYYAIDAARWLREA, from the coding sequence ATGAGCTTTCCCGCCATCCGCATGCGGCGCATGCGTCGCGATGCCTTTTCCCGTGCGCTGATGCGCGAGCACACGCTGTTGCCGAGCGATCTCGTCATGGTCGCCTTCGTGATCGATGGCGAAGGCCGGCGCGAGCCCGTGCCGTCGATGCCCGGTGTCGAGCGGCTGTCGATCGACGCGTTGCTCGGTCTGGCCGGTGAATGCGTGGCGCTTGGCATTCCCGCGCTGGCGCTGTTTCCGGCCCCGGGGCAGGCGGTCAAGAGCGAGGACGCTTGCGAGGCGTGGAATCCCGATGGCCTGATGCAGCGCGCCACCCGCGCGCTGAAGGCAAGGTACCCGCAGCTCGGCCTGATCGGCGACGTCGCGCTCGACCCCTACACCACGCACGGCCAGGACGGCCTGATCGATGCGAGCGGCTACGTGATGAACGAGCCCACCGTCGAGGCGCTGATCAAGATGGCGCTGGCGCAGGCCGAGGCCGGCATGGATTTCGTCGCGCCCTCGGACATGATGGACGGCCGCATCGGCGCGATCCGCGACGCGCTGGAGGCGGCCGGTTACATCCACACGCGCATCCTCGCCTATTCGGCGAAATACGCCTCGAGCTTCTACGGCCCGTTCCGCGATGCGGTGGGTTCGGCCGGCAACCTCGGCAAGGGTGGCAAGCACACGTATCAAATGGACGTCGCCAACGCCGACGAGGCGCTGCGCGAGGTCGAGCTCGACATCGCCGAGGGCGCCGACGCGGTGATGGTCAAACCCGGCCTGCCGTATCTGGACGTGCTGCGCCGGGTCAAGGATGCCTTCGGCATGCCGACCTTCGTCTACCAGGTGAGCGGCGAGTACGCGATGCTCAAGGCCGCCGCGCAGAACGGCTGGCTGGACGAGAAGGCCGTGGTGCTGGAGACGCTGACCTGCTTCAAGCGCGCCGGCGCCGATGCCATCCTCACCTACTACGCGATCGACGCCGCGCGCTGGCTGCGCGAGGCTTGA
- a CDS encoding glutaminyl-peptide cyclotransferase, protein MDRMNLRLGLVLLSLLAAAGAHAALPVYGYRVVRELPHDTQAYTEGLFYLDGRFYESTGTVGASDIREVDPATGRVLRRRALPPPDYGEGIAAWKNRLYELTWQSGHGYIYDLKTFAPLGSFTYPGEGWALTCDGSRLYMSDGSADIRVLDPVTLDETARIHVTAEGAPVERLNELEWVKGELYANVWLTSRIARIDPASGKVTAWIDLGGLGPKPGETADPANDVLNGIAYDAEHDRLFVTGKRWPTIYQIELTGPSLQR, encoded by the coding sequence ATGGATCGCATGAACCTGCGTCTTGGTCTCGTCTTGCTGTCGCTGCTCGCCGCCGCGGGCGCCCATGCGGCGCTGCCGGTCTACGGCTATCGCGTGGTGCGCGAACTTCCGCACGACACGCAGGCCTACACCGAGGGGCTGTTCTATCTCGACGGCCGTTTCTATGAGAGCACCGGCACCGTCGGCGCCTCGGACATCCGCGAGGTGGATCCCGCCACCGGCCGCGTGCTGCGCCGGCGCGCGCTGCCGCCGCCCGATTACGGCGAAGGCATCGCCGCCTGGAAGAACCGGCTGTACGAGCTCACCTGGCAGTCCGGGCACGGCTACATCTACGACCTCAAAACCTTCGCCCCGCTCGGCAGCTTCACCTATCCGGGCGAGGGCTGGGCGCTGACCTGCGACGGCAGCCGCCTGTACATGAGCGACGGCAGCGCCGACATCCGCGTGCTCGATCCGGTCACGCTGGACGAAACCGCGCGCATCCACGTCACCGCCGAGGGCGCGCCGGTCGAACGGCTGAACGAACTCGAATGGGTCAAGGGCGAGCTCTACGCCAACGTCTGGCTGACCTCGCGCATCGCGCGCATCGACCCGGCCAGCGGGAAAGTCACCGCCTGGATCGACCTCGGCGGCCTGGGGCCGAAACCGGGCGAAACCGCCGATCCGGCCAACGACGTGCTGAACGGCATCGCCTACGACGCCGAGCACGACCGTCTGTTCGTCACCGGCAAGCGCTGGCCGACGATCTACCAGATCGAGCTGACCGGACCGAGCCTGCAACGCTGA